The genomic stretch GCCGAGGTTCTGGTGGAGGTACTCGGCCGCCACCACCGGCACCGCCAAGTCTTTGACGCTCTGTATGATGTGGCAGGGGACGGTGACATGGCGGAGCAAGCTCCGGGCGTCGCACTGGAAAATGATCTGGGCCACGCTCAAGGCTATGTCCGGCCGCATGTTGAACAGGGTCCGGCTGAACTCTTGCACCGCCACCGACTCCATGTCGCCGCCCACCGCCAGCGGCGCAAAGCCGGAGCACCACGCTTGGTAGTTGGATCGCATCGCCTCGAACAGCTGCTCTAGCTCTTCTTGCTCGAACCCCCCATAGTAATCAACGTCGTTCAAGTACCTAAACACGAATCAAAATGAATATTTCTCCATTCAAAGAAATCAACTTTTAgagaattatttatttcattaccTCGGAGAAGCAGAGATCATGACAATTTTGGTGAAAAGGTCGGGACGACTGGTGGAGGCGATGGCGCCGATCATGGCGGAGACGGAGTGGCCGACGAATATGCACGATGAGACTTGAAGCTCTTCCAGGATGGCCAGCAAGTCGTAGGCGTAGCCTTGGAGCGTGGCGTAGCGGTCGAAATCGAAGTAATCGGGATTGGTTGTGCCGGCGCCCATGTTGTCGAAGAGGACGACTCGGGAGCCGGCGACGAGGTGCGGCACCAGGTGCTTCCAGACGGACTGGTCGGTGCCGAAGCCATGAGCCAGCACGACGGTCTCCTCGCCGGCGCCCAAGACCTTGACGTTGTGAGCTTCCTGCACAATCCCCATCTTTTTTTTGGTCGGAAAAGGTCAAATgtatagataaaaaaatgcaCAATCCCCATCTTGATCGATCCAGTATTGGATTTAGTTCAGCTTGAAAGCGTGGGCTCATTGTTGTCTTGTGGTTGGAGACATGGACAATGACGACGATGAATGGCGTACTGTGTGCAAGATCTGTCCATCCACGTGTCCAGCCTATGATAAGACTATATACTCTCACCCTATTAAACACGTTATTCATATTGGACACCACCGAGTCACAAGGAACAAACATTGGCAATGTGCTA from Diospyros lotus cultivar Yz01 chromosome 9, ASM1463336v1, whole genome shotgun sequence encodes the following:
- the LOC127809709 gene encoding probable esterase KAI2 produces the protein MGIVQEAHNVKVLGAGEETVVLAHGFGTDQSVWKHLVPHLVAGSRVVLFDNMGAGTTNPDYFDFDRYATLQGYAYDLLAILEELQVSSCIFVGHSVSAMIGAIASTSRPDLFTKIVMISASPRYLNDVDYYGGFEQEELEQLFEAMRSNYQAWCSGFAPLAVGGDMESVAVQEFSRTLFNMRPDIALSVAQIIFQCDARSLLRHVTVPCHIIQSVKDLAVPVVAAEYLHQNLGGLSVVEVMSTDGHLPQLSSPDIVIPIILRHIHQDIAV